A stretch of the Coffea arabica cultivar ET-39 unplaced genomic scaffold, Coffea Arabica ET-39 HiFi ptg000054l, whole genome shotgun sequence genome encodes the following:
- the LOC113713976 gene encoding probable zinc metalloprotease EGY3, chloroplastic gives MEQNRKHSLIHNFASLKLFHRFFNWFSAYLNPSSQFVFSYFYVRAEEKSESSSSSSSVAVVSEEPKNEEPQKKDLSLEGELSGESGVSGTESKPEAESDAEKEEKEKLQELDWKSDENFKKFMRNPSIEAAIKLEKKRTDRKLKELNRETSDNPILGFFNKLARDNLPKEKERLEKAEEAFKALDLNKLKSCFGFHAFFATNVRIFGDGEILIGNTNPSSQPTHPSNSYR, from the exons AGCAAAATCGGAAACATTCGTTAATCCATAATTTTGCATCCCTCAAACTCTTCCACCGCTTCTTCAATTGGTTCTCAGCCTACTTAAATCCCAGTTCCCAATTtgtattttcatatttttatgtTAGAGCTGAGGAAAAAAgtgaatcatcatcatcatcttcttcagtaGCTGTGGTATCAGAAGAGCCTAAAAATGAGGAACCCCAGAAGAAAGATTTGAGTTTGGAAGGTGAGTTAAGTGGAGAGAGCGGAGTAAGTGGAACTGAGTCCAAACCTGAGGCTGAATCCGATGCGGAGAAGGAAGAGAAAGAGAAGCTGCAAGAATTGGACTGGAAAAGTGATGAGAACTTCAAGAAGTTCATGCGGAATCCATCTATTGAGGCTGCtataaagttagaaaagaagaGGACCGATAGGAAGCTAAAGGAGCTTAACCGGGAAACAAGTGATAATCCCATCTTGGGCTTCTTTAATAAATTAGCTCGAGATAATTTGCCTAAAGAGAAAGAGAGGTTGGAAAAAGCAGAAGAGGCTTTTAAAGCTCTTGACCTTAACAAG TTAAAGAGCTGTTTTggatttcatgcattttttgcCACTAATGTTAGGATATTTGGAGATGGAGAAATTCTTATTGGAAATACAAATCCCAGTTCTCAGCCTACTCATCCCTCAAACTCTTACCGGTAA